The segment TCCACCCCGTCCCCGCGGTCTGGGAGGATCGTTCGCATGTCCGGTTCCCATCGCACCGCCTCGCACCGCCGTCCGGCCGCCGCGCCGACCGACCGGAGCGAGGGCGAGCAGTACCAGGGCCGAGCCGCCACCCGTCGCAGCCGCCGCAAGCCCAAGCCGCCGCGCCGCGCCCGCAAGCTCACCGTCGGCACCGCGACCCTGCTGGCCCTCGCGGCCGGCTGGTTCACCGTCGGCCCCGGCCGCAGCTTCCAGGGCCAGACCGCCAGCGCCGCCCCCGACCGCGAGCCCGAGGTCGTCCCGATGCAGGCCGCCGACGCCGGCCAGCACACCGAGGCCCCCGCCGCGGACCGCTCCGACCGGGACCGGATCACCACCATCCCGGGCATCGGCGCCGGCTGGATGGCCAAGGTCCCCGCCGACACCCGCCAGCTGCTGGTCGCCAGCGGCCAGGGCAAGGACTCCTCGGACAACACCGTCACGCTCTGGACCCGCGGCGACGACGGCAGCTGGCAGGCCGGTCAGGCCTGGCCCGCCCACAACGCCTACAAGGGCTGGACCGCCGACCACCGCTCCGGCGACCTGCGCAGCCCGATCGGCCTGTTCTCGCTCACCGACGCCGGCGGCCGCAAGGCCGACCCCGGCTCCAAGCTGCCGTACGACGAGAACAAGAACTTCGTGATGTCCGGACGCGGCTTCAACAACGAACCGCTGGCCGGCTCCTTCGACTACGTGGTGGCGATCAACTACAACCGGGCCGAGGGCAAGTCCCCGCTCGACACCACCTACCCGGAGGGCGCGGCCAAGGGCGGCGGCATCTGGCTGCACCTCGACCACGGCGGCCCCACCCACGGCTGCGTCTCGCTGACCGAGGACCACATGGTCGAGCTGATCAAGACCCTGGACCCGGCGCTGCACCCGATGATCATGATGGGCGACGCCCAGTCGCTGGCCGCCTGACCGCGTTCCGGTTGTGAAGGCCCTACAGCTTCCGACACTCGATCCTGTGTCAGGGCGTCACCGCCCGACTCACCGGTAACCCGGTTGAGTGGCTGTATGACCGCCTCCCGCATCGTGGCGCTGGGCCACCACCAGCCGCCGAAGGTCCTCACCAACGACGACCTCTCGGCGATGGTCGACACCGACGACGAGTGGATCCGCTCCCGGGTCGGCATCCGCACCCGGCACATCGCGGAGGAGGAGACCCTGGTCGACCTCGCGGTGGGCGCCGCTGAGAAGGCGCTGGCCAGGGCGGGGGTGACGGCCGACCAGGTCGACCTGGTCGCCGTCGCCACCTGCACCGCCGTCGAGCGCAGCCCCAACACCGCCGCCGCCGTCGCCGCCCGCCTCGGCATCCCCACCCCCGCCGCGTACGAGCTGAACACCGCCTGCTCGGGCTTCTCCTACGCGCTGGCCACCGCCGACCACGCGATCCGGGCCGGCGCCGCCACCCGGGCGCTGGTGATCGGCGTGGAGCGGATGTCCGACATCCTGGACTGGACCGACCGCACCACCTGCGTGATCTTCGGCGACGGCGCCGGCGCGGCCGTGCTGGAGGCGGTGCCGGACGAGCGGGCCGGGGTCGGCCCGGTGGTCTGGGGCTCCGAGCCGGAGAAGGGCGACGCGGTGGTGATCGGCGGCGACTGGAAGCCGGTCATCAGCCAGCAGGGCCAGACCGTCTTCCGCTGGGCCACCACCCAGGTCGCCCCGCTGGCCCGCAAGGCGTGCGAGAAGGCCGGGATCGACCCGTCCGAGCTGCGCGGCTTCGTCGCCCACCAGGCTAACCTGCGGATCATCGACGCCATCGCCGGCAAGCTCGGTCTGGCCGAGGACGCGGTCGTCGCCCGCGACGTGGTCGACTCCGGCAACACCTCCGCCGCCTCCATCCCGCTCGCGCTCTCCAAGCTGGTCGAGCGCGGCGAGCTGCACAGCGGCGACCCGGTGCTGCTGTTCGGCTTCGGCGGCGGCCTGGCCTACGCCGGCCAGGTCGTGCGCTGCCCCTGAGCGGCGCCCCGGCAGCACGAAGGGGCGGCCGGGAGAGGAATCCTCTCCCGGCCGCCCCTTCGTCCGTTGTAGGACGGCGCTCCGCGGTACGTCGGCGAACCTCCCCCGAGGCACGGCCGCATCCGACACACCCGGACAGGAACCGGGGCCGAGCGCCAATTCGGGCCGGTTTTACTTCGGCGGCTTCTTTCCGGTGACTCCCAGGTACACCTGGAGCGCCAGGTTGGGCTTGAGGTCCTTGACCTTCACGCCCCACGAGGTGAACGCCTTGCCGTGCTCGGCTGCCGCGGCCAGCAACGACACCAGGGCGCCGGCGACCGCCGACGGTTCGACCGACTTGTCGGTCTTGCCCTGGTTGTTGCGCACCGCTTCGGCGAGCGGGGCCGCCACCGAGTTGAGGACCTTCATGCGGATCTTGAAGAACCGCTTGTCCCCTTCGGCAGCACCGAGTGTGACCACTCGGAGAATGGCGTCATTCTTGCGCCAGAAGGCGAGGAATCCGTCCACCAGTTCTTCGGAAGTGGTGAAGCCGGTCTTTCCCGCCCAGGACTTTCCATCGACGAGCTCTTTGAGCCCGCCGCTGTCCTCGGCCATTTCCTCGGCGATCTCAAGGACTGCGCCCTCGACATCCGGGAAGTACTGGTAGAAGGTCGCGGGGGAGGTTCCCGCCATACGGGCGACGTCGATGACCTTGACGTCCCGGTACGGCGACGTGCTGAGCATCTCGCGGAGGCAGTCGAGCAGCTTCTGCCGCGTCTCCTGTCCGCGCCGCCCGGCGACGCGACCGTCGACGGTGCGAACTTGTCCTGTCATGCCGTCAGCTTACAGCGGCGAGATCTTGGCGCTAATCGGTAGTGCGACTATTAGTCCGGGTGAGGGGGGAAACAGTGCCATTTCTGCTTGAGTTGTTGCCCCCCCGTGTGCTGATGACCCCACAGCGTGACGACAAGTCAGCTGCGGAGGGGTCGGAGGGCGCCGGGGGCGGAGCCGGAGCGGGCGGCTCCGGTACCGGGGGGCGTGTCACGGGCGGGGGAGATTGGCTCCCGGGCGGCGGGCATTGGAGAATCGGGGGGCGCCACCGCCGGGGGGCGTTGGCGGAAGGGGAGGTGGCTGCGGAGTGGACCAGCTGACGGCGCACGATCCGAGGCGGATCGGGCCCTTCGAAGTGCTGGCCCGGCTCGGCGCGGGCGGCATGGGCCTGGTGTACCTGGCCCGGTCGGCCTCGGGGCGCCGGGTGGCCATCAAGACCGTCCGCAGCGAGCTGGCCGAGGACAACCTGTTCCGGGTCCGCTTCGCGCGGGAGATCGCCGCCGCCAAGACGGTCGGCGGCTTCTACACCGCCGCCGTGGTGGACGCCGACGCCGACGCGGCCGTCCCGTGGCTGGCCACCGCGTACGTGCCCGCGCCCTCGCTGGAGGACCTGGTCACCGACTGCGGGCCGCTGCCCGCCGACGCGGTGCGCTGGCTGACCGCGGGCATCGCCGAGGCGCTGCAGTCCATCCACGCCGCCGGCCTGGTGCACCGGGACCTCAAGCCGTCCAACGTGCTGGTGGTCGAGGACGGGCCGCGGGTGATCGACTTCGGCATCGCCGCCGGGGTCTCCAGCACCCGGCTCACCATGACCAACGTCGCGGTCGGCACCCCCGCCTACATGTCGCCCGAGCAGGCCCGGGACAGCCGCAGCGTCACCGGCGCCAGCGACGTGTTCTCGCTCGGCTCGCTGGTGGTGTTCTGCGCCACCGGGCACCCGCCCTACCGCGGCTCCAACCCGGTCGAGACGGTGTTCCAGCTGCTGCGCGACCAGCCCGACCTGTCCGGGCTGCCGGTCGAACTGGTCGACCTGGTCCGGGCCTGCATGCGGCCCACGCCCGAGCACCGGCCGACGCCCGCCCAGATCCAGGCCGAGCTGGCCCCGCACCTGTTCTCCCGGGAGGACGCCTCCGGCGAGGCCGGCGACTGGCTGCCGCCCGCCGCGCTCGACCTGATCGAGGCCAAGCGCAGCAGCAGACGGCCCGTCAGCCAGCCGCCGGTCCGGCCGCAGCCGCCGGTGCTGCTGCCGGCCCAGCCGGTCGGACCGCCGCTCTCGCCGCCGCCCGTCCCGCAGTCCCCGGCCCTGTCCCCGTCCCCGGCGCCGATCGGGGCGCTCGGGCCGGTCGGGCCGGTCTCCGAGGCCGAGGTGGTCACCGAGCGGGTGCGCCCGCACCGGCGGCCGGTGCCCGGCGCCCCGGGCGGCGACGGCGAGATCCGGCTGGCCGGCGCGCACGTGCCGATAGGGCCCGGGCCGCGGGCCGAACCGGCCGCCCCCACGCCCGCCCCGGCCGGCACGGACTGGGTGCGCCGCAGCTCCGCCCCGTCCGCCGCCCCGCCGCAGCCCGCCACCCGCTGGCGGCCCTGGCGGTTCCGGATGTCGAACGACGTGTGGGGCACCCCGGTGGTCGCCGACGGCACGCTGTTCGCCTCCAGCTTCGAGGTGCACGCGCTGGACATCGGCTCCGGCGAGCGCCGCTGGAAGACCCGCGACGTGGCCTGGGCGCTGGCCGTCGACGCCGGCCGGGTGCACGCCGCCGACGGCACCGAGCGCTGGCGGCACTCGCTGGACGGCTGGGTGTACTCGCTGGACGCCGCCGACGGCGTGCTGTGCTGCGGGGTGCGCGGCGGCGGCGTGCAGCTGCGCGCGGCGGCCACCGGCGCCGAGCTGTGGCGGGCCGACGACGCCCAGCAGGAGTACGAGAACCCGCAGTCCGGCCCGGCGCTGATCGCCGGCTCCGCCTACTACCAGGGCGGCGGCCGGCTCCACTGCGTGGACCCGCTCGGCGGCGGGGTGCGTTGGGCGGTGCCGCTGGGCGGCGAGGTGCCCTCCCGCCCGGTCGAGCGCGGCGGGGTGCTGTACGTGACGTCCGGTCAGCGGGTGCACGCGCTGGACGCGGCCACCGGCGCCGAGCGCTGGCGGTTCGACGCGCCGGTGGTGCTGTTCACCCCGCCCGCGGTGGACGGCCGCGCGGTGTACGTCGCCGACTACCTCGGCACCCTGTACGCGCTGGACGCCGCCACCGGGCACGGCCTGTGGCGGGCCGCCACCGCCTCCCGGCAGGGCGCCGAGCCGGCCGTGGTCGCCGACGGGGCGGTGCTGCTGGGCTCCGGCGACACCCTGTTCGCGTTCGAGGCGGCCGGCGGCCGGGAGCGCTGGCGCTACACCACCCGGGGCGACCTGGTCGGCTCCCCGGCGGTCGCCGAGGGCCTGGTGCACCTGGGCAGCCGCGACCACTCGCTGCACACCCTGGAGCTGGCCACCGGCCGGCTGCGCTGGGAGCTGGGCACCAAGGGCGAGCTGACCGGCTCCCCGGTGGCGGTCGGCGGCCGGGTGTTCGTCGGCTCCAAGGACCGCTGCGTGTACGCGCTGGACTCCTTCTACGGCACCGCCGTCCCGCAGTAGCCGAGGCGAAACGGTACGGCCCCGGACCTCGCGGTGAGGTCCGGGGCCGCCGCGCGGGCGGGCGCTACGGGTGGCGGTGCTGCCAGCCGGCCCAGGCCGAGGCGACCGTCTCGCGCACGTCGTACCGGGCGCTCCAGCCGAGCTCCTGCCGGATCAGGTCGGCGGCGGCGACCACCCGGGCCGGGTCGCCGGGGCGGCGCGGGGTGACCTCGGCGGTGGTGTCCAGGCCGGTGACCTCGCCGATCACGGTGAGCATCTCCTGCACCGAGACGCCCTCGCCGCGGCCGATGTTCAGGGTCAGGTTGACCCGCTCGTCCGGCCCGGTCGCGTTCAGCCGGCGGACCGCCGCCAGGTGGGCGGAGGCGATGTCCGAGACGTGGATGAAGTCGCGGACGCAGGTGCCGTCCGGGGTCGGGTAGTCGGCGCCGAAGACCCGCGGCGGCTGCCCGGCCACCAGCCGCTCGAACACCATCGGGACCAGGTTGGTGACGCCCTCGTCGGACAGCTCCGGGGTGGCCGCGCCCGCCACGTTGAAGTAGCGCAGCGC is part of the Kitasatospora cineracea genome and harbors:
- a CDS encoding beta-ketoacyl-ACP synthase III, with amino-acid sequence MTASRIVALGHHQPPKVLTNDDLSAMVDTDDEWIRSRVGIRTRHIAEEETLVDLAVGAAEKALARAGVTADQVDLVAVATCTAVERSPNTAAAVAARLGIPTPAAYELNTACSGFSYALATADHAIRAGAATRALVIGVERMSDILDWTDRTTCVIFGDGAGAAVLEAVPDERAGVGPVVWGSEPEKGDAVVIGGDWKPVISQQGQTVFRWATTQVAPLARKACEKAGIDPSELRGFVAHQANLRIIDAIAGKLGLAEDAVVARDVVDSGNTSAASIPLALSKLVERGELHSGDPVLLFGFGGGLAYAGQVVRCP
- a CDS encoding serine/threonine-protein kinase — encoded protein: MDQLTAHDPRRIGPFEVLARLGAGGMGLVYLARSASGRRVAIKTVRSELAEDNLFRVRFAREIAAAKTVGGFYTAAVVDADADAAVPWLATAYVPAPSLEDLVTDCGPLPADAVRWLTAGIAEALQSIHAAGLVHRDLKPSNVLVVEDGPRVIDFGIAAGVSSTRLTMTNVAVGTPAYMSPEQARDSRSVTGASDVFSLGSLVVFCATGHPPYRGSNPVETVFQLLRDQPDLSGLPVELVDLVRACMRPTPEHRPTPAQIQAELAPHLFSREDASGEAGDWLPPAALDLIEAKRSSRRPVSQPPVRPQPPVLLPAQPVGPPLSPPPVPQSPALSPSPAPIGALGPVGPVSEAEVVTERVRPHRRPVPGAPGGDGEIRLAGAHVPIGPGPRAEPAAPTPAPAGTDWVRRSSAPSAAPPQPATRWRPWRFRMSNDVWGTPVVADGTLFASSFEVHALDIGSGERRWKTRDVAWALAVDAGRVHAADGTERWRHSLDGWVYSLDAADGVLCCGVRGGGVQLRAAATGAELWRADDAQQEYENPQSGPALIAGSAYYQGGGRLHCVDPLGGGVRWAVPLGGEVPSRPVERGGVLYVTSGQRVHALDAATGAERWRFDAPVVLFTPPAVDGRAVYVADYLGTLYALDAATGHGLWRAATASRQGAEPAVVADGAVLLGSGDTLFAFEAAGGRERWRYTTRGDLVGSPAVAEGLVHLGSRDHSLHTLELATGRLRWELGTKGELTGSPVAVGGRVFVGSKDRCVYALDSFYGTAVPQ
- a CDS encoding TetR family transcriptional regulator, with product MTGQVRTVDGRVAGRRGQETRQKLLDCLREMLSTSPYRDVKVIDVARMAGTSPATFYQYFPDVEGAVLEIAEEMAEDSGGLKELVDGKSWAGKTGFTTSEELVDGFLAFWRKNDAILRVVTLGAAEGDKRFFKIRMKVLNSVAAPLAEAVRNNQGKTDKSVEPSAVAGALVSLLAAAAEHGKAFTSWGVKVKDLKPNLALQVYLGVTGKKPPK
- a CDS encoding L,D-transpeptidase family protein; the protein is MSGSHRTASHRRPAAAPTDRSEGEQYQGRAATRRSRRKPKPPRRARKLTVGTATLLALAAGWFTVGPGRSFQGQTASAAPDREPEVVPMQAADAGQHTEAPAADRSDRDRITTIPGIGAGWMAKVPADTRQLLVASGQGKDSSDNTVTLWTRGDDGSWQAGQAWPAHNAYKGWTADHRSGDLRSPIGLFSLTDAGGRKADPGSKLPYDENKNFVMSGRGFNNEPLAGSFDYVVAINYNRAEGKSPLDTTYPEGAAKGGGIWLHLDHGGPTHGCVSLTEDHMVELIKTLDPALHPMIMMGDAQSLAA